From the genome of Streptomyces sp. NBC_01317, one region includes:
- a CDS encoding putative leader peptide — protein MKRQADLTKRRAVDLCRVSAMLCRTL, from the coding sequence ATGAAGCGACAGGCGGACCTCACGAAGCGGCGGGCAGTGGACCTGTGCCGCGTCTCCGCCATGCTCTGTCGCACCCTCTGA
- a CDS encoding DUF397 domain-containing protein yields MSSTELDWFKSSYSGTGGDNCVEIATRPDTVHVRDSKATRLGSLALSPTAWTAFTAYVSGSREEAL; encoded by the coding sequence ATGAGTAGTACTGAACTCGACTGGTTCAAGAGCAGCTACAGCGGCACCGGTGGAGACAACTGCGTCGAGATCGCCACCCGCCCCGACACCGTGCACGTGCGTGACTCCAAGGCCACCCGGCTCGGCAGTCTCGCCCTGTCACCCACCGCGTGGACCGCGTTCACCGCCTACGTGAGCGGCTCGCGCGAAGAAGCGCTGTGA
- a CDS encoding DUF397 domain-containing protein, which yields MTPVESDWFKSSYSGSGGDNCVEVAARPDAVLVRDSKGTGLGRLVLSPTAWTAFTGHLTVPPD from the coding sequence GTGACACCGGTCGAATCGGACTGGTTCAAGAGCAGCTACAGCGGCAGCGGCGGCGATAACTGCGTCGAGGTCGCTGCCCGCCCCGACGCCGTTCTTGTCCGCGACTCCAAGGGCACCGGGCTCGGCCGTCTCGTTCTGTCGCCCACCGCGTGGACCGCCTTCACCGGCCATCTCACCGTTCCGCCCGATTGA